A stretch of Brachyhypopomus gauderio isolate BG-103 chromosome 3, BGAUD_0.2, whole genome shotgun sequence DNA encodes these proteins:
- the mettl9 gene encoding protein-L-histidine N-pros-methyltransferase isoform X1, with amino-acid sequence MCCLQMRTFLFCAWVVFYISVLLAARRMWSGKYVRNPLARAVFMNMVTDTDFTAHEVQEWYRCCPDMLGETLRPLFVQSELDVDTRAFLQRSTEKSGWLFTQLYHSLFSTVFSPVMSRTSINGFLGRGSMFVFSGEQFRRLLKISPDWRGERLLDLGAGDGGVTDVMGSHFREVYATEVSPPMKWQLQRKNYRVLEIDEWQRTGFQYDLISCLNLLDRCDQPLELLKDIKRSLVPGSGRLILAVVLPFQPYVEMGGNWVRPKDHIQVQGKTWEEQVTHLSVDTFQKVGFDVESVTRLPYLCEGDMNQDFYVLDDAVFVLKPQE; translated from the exons ATGTGTTGTCTACAGATGAGGACATTCCTTTTTTGTGCATGGGTGGTGTTTTACATATCGGTGCTACTAGCAGCGCGAAGGATGTGGTCAGGGAAGTATGTTCGTAATCCACTCGCGCGGGCTGTTTTTATGAACATGGTGACAGATACTGATTTTACAGCCCACGAAGTACAAGAG TGGTACCGCTGCTGTCCGGACATGCTTGGCGAAACACTTCGGCCGCTGTTTGTGCAAAGTGAGTTGGACGTGGATACTCGGGCTTTCCTCCAGAGGAGTACGGAGAAATCTGGCTGGCTTTTTACCCAGCTCTATCACTCATTATTCTCCACTGTCTTTAGCCCCGTCATGTCGAGAACATCCATCAATGG GTTTCTCGGTCGAGGTTCCATGTTTGTCTTCTCAGGGGAACAATTTCGTAGACTCCTTAAAATTAGTCCAGATTGGAGAGGAGAAAGACTCCTGGACCTAGGGgcaggagatggaggtgtaACAGATGTCATGGGCTCTCATTTTAGAGAGGTTTATGCCACTGAAGTGTCTCCTCCAATGAAGTGGCAGCTCCAGAGAAAGAACTACAG GGTGTTGGAAATAGATGAATGGCAAAGGACAGGGTTCCAGTATGATCTTATCAGCTGTTTGAATTTGTTGGACCGATGTGATCAACCCTTGGAACTACTCAAGGACATCAAGAGGTCTCTCGTGCCAGGCTCAGGGAGATTGATCCTGGCAGTGGTACTTCCCTTTCAGCCTTATGTAGAAATGG GCGGAAACTGGGTACGTCCAAAAGATCATATCCAAGTCCAGGGAAAGACCTGGGAAGAGCAAGTCACACATCTGTCTGTGGACACTTTCCAGAAGGTTGGGTTCGATGTGGAATCGGTTACGCGTTTACCATACTTATGTGAGGGAGACATGAACCAGGATTTCTATGTGTTGGATGATGCAGTATTTGTACTGAAGCCCCAGGAATGA
- the mettl9 gene encoding protein-L-histidine N-pros-methyltransferase isoform X2, translating to MRTFLFCAWVVFYISVLLAARRMWSGKYVRNPLARAVFMNMVTDTDFTAHEVQEWYRCCPDMLGETLRPLFVQSELDVDTRAFLQRSTEKSGWLFTQLYHSLFSTVFSPVMSRTSINGFLGRGSMFVFSGEQFRRLLKISPDWRGERLLDLGAGDGGVTDVMGSHFREVYATEVSPPMKWQLQRKNYRVLEIDEWQRTGFQYDLISCLNLLDRCDQPLELLKDIKRSLVPGSGRLILAVVLPFQPYVEMGGNWVRPKDHIQVQGKTWEEQVTHLSVDTFQKVGFDVESVTRLPYLCEGDMNQDFYVLDDAVFVLKPQE from the exons ATGAGGACATTCCTTTTTTGTGCATGGGTGGTGTTTTACATATCGGTGCTACTAGCAGCGCGAAGGATGTGGTCAGGGAAGTATGTTCGTAATCCACTCGCGCGGGCTGTTTTTATGAACATGGTGACAGATACTGATTTTACAGCCCACGAAGTACAAGAG TGGTACCGCTGCTGTCCGGACATGCTTGGCGAAACACTTCGGCCGCTGTTTGTGCAAAGTGAGTTGGACGTGGATACTCGGGCTTTCCTCCAGAGGAGTACGGAGAAATCTGGCTGGCTTTTTACCCAGCTCTATCACTCATTATTCTCCACTGTCTTTAGCCCCGTCATGTCGAGAACATCCATCAATGG GTTTCTCGGTCGAGGTTCCATGTTTGTCTTCTCAGGGGAACAATTTCGTAGACTCCTTAAAATTAGTCCAGATTGGAGAGGAGAAAGACTCCTGGACCTAGGGgcaggagatggaggtgtaACAGATGTCATGGGCTCTCATTTTAGAGAGGTTTATGCCACTGAAGTGTCTCCTCCAATGAAGTGGCAGCTCCAGAGAAAGAACTACAG GGTGTTGGAAATAGATGAATGGCAAAGGACAGGGTTCCAGTATGATCTTATCAGCTGTTTGAATTTGTTGGACCGATGTGATCAACCCTTGGAACTACTCAAGGACATCAAGAGGTCTCTCGTGCCAGGCTCAGGGAGATTGATCCTGGCAGTGGTACTTCCCTTTCAGCCTTATGTAGAAATGG GCGGAAACTGGGTACGTCCAAAAGATCATATCCAAGTCCAGGGAAAGACCTGGGAAGAGCAAGTCACACATCTGTCTGTGGACACTTTCCAGAAGGTTGGGTTCGATGTGGAATCGGTTACGCGTTTACCATACTTATGTGAGGGAGACATGAACCAGGATTTCTATGTGTTGGATGATGCAGTATTTGTACTGAAGCCCCAGGAATGA
- the kdelr2b gene encoding ER lumen protein-retaining receptor 2b: MNIFRLTGDLSHLAAIIILLLKIWKTRSCAGISGKSQILFALVFTTRYLDLLTSFISLYNTTMKLIYIGCAYATVYLIYAKFKATYDGNHDTFRVEFLVVPVGGLAFLVNHDFSPLEILWTFSIYLESVSILPQLFMISKTGEAETITTHYLFFLGLYRALYLINWIWRFYFEGFFDMIAIVAGIVQTILYCDFFYLYVTKVLKGKKLSLPA, from the exons ATGAATATTTTCAGACTAACCGGGGATCTCTCACATTTAGCAGCTATCATCATCCTGCTGCTTAAAATTTGGAAGACCAGGTCTTGTGCCG GTATATCTGGCAAAAGTCAGATCCTGTTCGCCTTGGTTTTCACTACCCGCTACTTGGACCTCCTGACCTCATTCATCTCTCTGTACAACACTACCATGAAG CTTATCTACATTGGCTGTGCATATGCCACAGTGTACCTGATCTATGCCAAATTCAAAGCCACCTACGATGGCAACCATGACACTTTCAGGGTGGAGTTCCTGGTTGTTCCTGTGGGAGGCCTTGCTTTCCTTGTAAACCATGATTTCTCTCCACTAGAG ATCCTGTGGACTTTCTCCATCTACTTGGAGTCAGTCTCCATCCTCCCACAGCTCTTTATGATCAGTAAGACTGGTGAAGCTGAGACCATCACCACCCACTATCTGTTCTTCCTGGGTCTCTACCGTGCCCTGTACCTCATCAACTGGATCTGGCGCTTCTACTTTGAAGGCTTCTTTGATATGATTGCCATAGTGGCAGGCATTGTCCAGACAATCTTGTATTGTGATTTCTTCTATCTCTATGTAACAAAAG TGCTGAAAGGTAAGAAGTTGAGTTTGCCAGCCTGA
- the daglb gene encoding diacylglycerol lipase-beta, giving the protein MPGMVVFGRRWGIASDDLVLPGAFELFIRVLWWIGTLVLYATHKGRFDCHGGAVLHSYIVVLLILLAIIILSLCAIVYISAQGTIMNPGPRRSMPALVYLRALLYIPEFVWACLGAIWVSDDSRGCEPAEVGFVIGAVVVSWIILLFTVVGVLVVFDPLGSLRRAARPNEPLGLRDLESSQSSQLLYRARTVAARVWECRLRLLCCCLPQDDSHRAAFSSIAQLVSGFFSDTDLVPSDIAAGLALLHQEQDKMEHCKDPDDVQPHSPSSPMREDLELELEKAAHCMQFAVAAYGWPMYVYSNPFTGVCKLSGDCCRNRNAEYDLVGGDNLGCHFSSILHMTGLQYRDFIHISIHNQIYEIPFYVALDHKREAVLVAVRGTLSLKDVLTDLSAECENLPVEGVSGACYAHKGISQAAGFIYKRLVNDGILSQAFSIAPEYRLVITGHSLGAGTASLLAVLLRSMYPTLQCYAFSPPGGLMSKALADYSKQFVISVVLGKDLVPRLSIPNMEDLKRRILKMVSNCCKPKYKILLQGCWYEVFGGTPDDFPTEMESRREEALSQPLLGEESLLVQGSTSYQSLSSDDSPSHTTHLPLYLPGHILYITEDGPTRRPCFSQVRYRAEWSSEAAFAGVLISPRMLTDHMPDVVLRALRSLSDLRPFSLCPSTLSNSHLNVI; this is encoded by the exons ATGCCTGGTATGGTCGTATTTGGTCGGCGATGGGGAATCGCTAGCGATGATCTTGTATTGCCAGGTGCCTTCGAGCTGTTTATTCGAGTTCTATG GTGGATTGGAACTTTAGTTCTGTATGCCACCCATAAAGGAAGGTTTGATTGCCATGGTGGAGCTGTTCTGCATAGCTACATTGTTGTCCTTCTCATCCTGCTTGCAATCATTATCTTATCCTTATGTGCAATTGTTTACATCAGTGCTCAAG GTACCATAATGAATCCAGGTCCTCGTCGTTCTATGCCAGCTTTGGTGTATCTACGTGCGCTCCTTTATATCCCAGAGTTTGTCTGGGCATGTCTTGGAGCCATCTGGGTATCTGATGACAGCAGAGGATGCGAACCAGCTGAAGTTGGTTTTGTAATTGGTGCCGTGGTTGTTAG CTGGATCATCCTGCTGTTCACAGTGGTGGGCGTGCTGGTCGTGTTCGACCCTCTGGGCAGCCTCCGCCGGGCCGCGCGGCCAAACGAGCCCTTGGGCCTGAGGGACCTGGAGAGCAGTCAGTCCTCACAGCTGCTGTACAGGGCGCGCACTGTGGCGGCGCGCGTGTGGGAGTGCCGGCTGCGTCTGCTCTGCTGCTGCCTGCCGCAGGACGACAGCCACAGGGCGGCCTTCTCCAGCATCGCTCAGCTCGTCAGCGGCTTTTTCTCG GACACAGACCTGGTGCCCAGTGACATTGCAGCAGGACTGGCCCTTCTACATCAGGAGCAGGATAAAATGGAGCACTGCAAAGACCCTGATGATGTTCAACCCCACAGCCCTTCATCCCCCATG AGAGAAGATCTGGAGTTGGAGCTCGAGAAAGCTGCACACTGCATGCAGTTTGCTGTAGCTGCCTATGGCTGGCCCATGTATGTCTACTCAAACCCTTTCACTGGAGTGTGCAAACTCAGTGGTGACTG CTGTCGGAACCGTAACGCGGAGTACGACCTGGTTGGAGGCGACAACCTTGGCTGCCATTTTAGCTCCATCCTACACATGACGGGACTGCAGTATAGAGACTTCATTCACATTAGCATTCACAATCAG ATATATGAGATCCCATTCTACGTTGCTCTGGATCATAAAAGGGAGGCTGTTCTGGTTGCTGTGAGAGGAACACTATCACTAAAG GATGTGCTGACGGATCTCTCTGCAGAGTGTGAGAACCTGCCTGTTGAAGGTGTATCAGGAGCCTGCTACGCACACAAG GGTATCTCTCAAGCAGCCGGCTTTATCTACAAAAGGCTGGTCAATGATGGCATATTGAGCCAAGCTTTCAGCATTGCTCCT gagTACAGGCTGGTCATCACAGGTCACAGTCTTGGTGCAGGCACTGCTTCACTGCTGGCAGTCCTCCTGCGTAGCATGTATCCCACGTTGCAGTGTTACGCATTCTCACCACCAGGGGGCCTAATGAG TAAAGCACTTGCTGACTACTCCAAGCAGTTTGTGATCTCTGTGGTTCTGGGAAAAGATCTTGTCCCCAG ACTGAGTATTCCAAACATGGAAGATTTAAAGAGAAGAATATTAAAGATGGTATCTAATTGCTGTAAACCCAAG TACAAGATTCTCTTGCAAGGCTGCTGGTATGAAGTGTTTGGGGGAACCCCGGATGACTTCCCTACAGAGATGGAGAGTCGGAGGGAGGAGGCCCTGAGTCAGCCATTGCTCGGTGAGGAGAGCCTGCTGGTCCAGGGATCCACCTCCTATCAGAGCCTTTCGTCAGACGACTCGCCCAgccacaccacccacctgccCCTCTACCTGCCAGGTCACATCCTGTACATCACAGAGGACGGGCCCACgcgcag GCCGTGTTTCTCGCAGGTGCGCTACCGTGCGGAGTGGTCCAGCGAGGCGGCGTTCGCCGGCGTGCTCATCAGCCCGCGTATGCTCACCGACCACATGCCTGACGTGGTACTGCGGGCGCTGCGCAGCCTCTCCGACCTCCGCCCCTtctccctctgcccctccaccctcagCAACAGTCACCTCAACGTCATCTGA